One stretch of Excalfactoria chinensis isolate bCotChi1 chromosome 2, bCotChi1.hap2, whole genome shotgun sequence DNA includes these proteins:
- the EDN1 gene encoding endothelin-1 codes for MDCSRLLLPLLVALCPALLPAAPGAEVSAASPPPPAAASHRRARRCSCSSLLDEECVYFCHLDIIWINTPEKTVPYGLGGPSRSRRSLKDIMPEMLAEASNRCRCASQRDKKCLNFCQTGKDLWAQSTAEKTSHRHNKAGGCIGPKCMNQQFVDSRKMKRLEAIGNSIKASFGIAKLKAELQKGRKLKHNRASKRQSIWKSLKTS; via the exons ATGGATTGCAGCCGCCTGCTCCTCCCGCTGCTCGTCGCGCTGTGCCCGGCGCTGCTGCCGGCAG CACCCGGAGCCGAAGTGAGCGCCGCatccccgccgccccccgcagCCGCTTCGCACCGCCGCGCCCGGCGCTGCTCCTGTTCGTCGCTGCTGGACGAGGAGTGCGTGTACTTCTGCCACCTGGACATCATCTGGATCAACACCCCCGA GAAGACTGTTCCCTATGGTCTTGGAGGCCCTTCTCGGTCCAGAAGATCTCTGAAGGACATAATGCCTGAGATGCTTGCTGAAGCCAGCAACAGATGCCGATGTGCCAGCCAAAGAGACAAGAAATGTCTGAACTTCTGCCAGACGGGAAAAGATCTCTG GGCTCAGTCCACAGCAGAGAAAACCTCACATCGCCACAACAAAGCTGGTGGTTGCATTGGACCTAAATGCATGAACCAACAGTTTGTTGacagcaggaaaatgaagag acTGGAGGCTATTGGTAACAGTATCAAAGCTTCCTTTGGTATTGCAAAGCTGAAGGCCGAGCTCCAGAAAGGACGGAAGCTGAAACATAACAGGGCAAGCAAAAGGCAAAGCATCTGGAAAAGCCTGAAAACGTCCTAG